The Streptomyces sp. NBC_00659 genomic interval AGCTGCCTGCGGTGCGCGTTCACGAAGGCTCCCTCGATACGAGCTACCTCGTTTAGAGGTAGCTCGATAAGAGGTACCATGGACGGGTGAACCCTTCAACCACCCGGACTCGCCGGCCTCGCGGGGCGTCGGCGCCCACGAAGGAAGGGCCGGCCTGATGCTGGAGCTGTCGATCCTGGGCTTCCTGTACGAGGAGCCGCTGCACGGCTATGAGCTGAAGGAGCGCATCAAGGCCCTCACCGGCCATGTCCGGCCGGTCAGCGACGGCGCCCTCTACCCGGCGATCACCCGCCTGGTCGCCGCGGGCCTGCTCGACCAGCACACCGAGCCCGGCAGCGGCGCGGCCCCGCGGCGCATCCTGTCGCTCACCGACAAGGGCCGCGAGGACCTCCTGGAGCGGCTGCGACACCCCAAGCAGGCCGAGATCACCGACCACGTCCGCTTCAACACCCTGCTGGCCTTCCTGCGCCACCTGGGCGACCCCCGCGAGCAGGCCGCGGTGCTGCGGCGCCGCCAGGAGTTCCTGGAGGCCCCGACGAGCTTCTTCTACGAGGGCGGCCGGCCTGTGCGCGCGGAGGAAGCCGACGACCTGTTCCGCCAGGGCATGCTGCGGGTGGCGCGGGCGACCGGCGAGGCGGAGCGGACCTGGCTCGCGGAGGCCGTTCACCGGCTGGAGGGGTGAACGGCTCCACGCGTCAGCCGAGCTGGTCCCCGAGGTACTGACGCCACAGCTCGGCGAACCGCTCCGGCGTCGTGTGCAGCACGTCCCGCAGCGCGCCCTCGACCGCCCCCTCGCGCTTCCCGTGGTCGCCCACCGCGCGGTAGAAGTCGTTCAGCCGGACCTCGCCCCAGTGGTCCGCGATCAGCCGGCAGGCCATCCAGCCGCCCTCGTACGCCCGTGCCAGCGCGCTCGCGTCCGCGGTGAACCCGAAGTCCTTGTCGTCGGGCAGCGCGGCCGGGACGCTCCCCTCGGCCACCGCGCGCTGGAGTTCCGGCGCGACCTGCCCGGGCATCCGCCCGCTGCCCCGGTAGCCGGTCCAGTCCGCGTACCCCTCGGAGAGCCACAGCGGGGTGGCGGCCGTGGTGTGGGCGCGGGTGGCCACGTGCGTGGTCTCGTGGGTGAGCACGACCTGCTTGCCGAGGCCGCCGAGAACGCCGTACGCGTCCGGGTTGACGATGATCCGGTCCGCGGGCGCCTTCGCCGAAGGTCCCGCCTCCCCGGTGGTGACCGCGGCGATCCCCCGGTACCCGGACGCCGGAGCCCCGAGCAGCCCCGCCATCCCCTCGAGCGACTTCGGTACGAGGACCACGACGTGCCGCGACCAGTCCGCGCCCCAGGCGTCCGACACGGCCGGCACGGCACGGTCCGCGAGACCCGCGAAGGCCCGCAGCCGCTCGCCGGACTGCCCGACCCCCAGGACGAGGCTGTGCTCACCCCGTACGGCCGTCACGGCCCCCTCGTCCCACAGCTGGTCGCCGCCCTTGCCCGACGGCTTGTCGGAGGTGACGCGCCAGGTCCCGTCGGCGCGGGTCAGTGCGAGGGTCCGGTCCACCTTGACCGGCGCGGTGTCGTAGCCCGCGATGCGGTAGCGCAGTTCGGCGCGGGCGGTGGCGCTGTCGCCGGAGCGGCTGAGACCGGCCAGCCGGTAGGACCAGCCCGCCAGCGGTACGTCACGCAGGTTCGCGAGGCCGGTTCCGGCGCCGGCCGCCGCGCCGGTGGCCCGGAACGCCGCGTCGTCCCGGTCCAGGACCGCGGCCGCCCGCCGGTCGAGAACGCGCTGCACGTCGGCCGCCGCGGTGTCCGGCGCCGTCCGGCCGCCGCAGCCGACGAGCCCGGCGAGCAGCAGCACCACGGAGAGCCCCGCTCGCGACGCGCACCTTCGACCAGCCATTCTCCCGATCGTACGGTGCCCGCACCCGCCCGCCGGAACGCCCGCCCCGCCCGCCCCCCTAGGGCCTGTCCGCGCCCCGTCAGACCCGGGTGACGGACGAGATCGGCATCATCCCGACCGGGTCGTAGCGCACCGGGGCGCCCGGATAGGGCGCGTGGATCACCTGGCCGTTGCCCACGTACATCCCGACGTGGCCGGCGTCCGACCGGTAGGTGACCAGGTCACCGGGCCGCGCCTGGGAGAGCGGGATCTGCTGCCCGGCGAACCGCTGGGCCTGCGAGGTACGCGGCAGACCGACTCCGGCGTGCGCGTAGGACCACTGCATGAGACCCGAACAGTCGAAGCCGCCGGGCCCGTTGGCGCCCCACACGTAGGGGCGGCCGAGTGCCGAGCGGGCCGCGGCGACGGCGACGGCCGCGCGTGACGAGGAGGCGACCGGGCCGCCGAGGCCGGGCACGTCGGTACGCAGCGAGCGCGACGCCCGGTCGTAGGCGGCGCGGTCGGCGTACGGCAGCGAGTCGAGCAACTGTCGGGCCTTGGCCAGTTTGCCCTCGATGACCCGCTTGCTCCGGGCGACCGTCGTGCGGCTGCGCGCCAGTTCGGCGAGTTTCCCGTCCGCCTCCTCACGCTCCTGGGAGAGACCGCGCAAGGCGAGTCGGAGTTCCCTGAGTTCGCCGGCTCGGCGGGTGCTCATCCGGTCGAGCGCGGAGGCCTTGTCGAGGTAGTCGTCCGGGTCGGCCGAGAAGAGCAGCGCGAGGGAGGGGTCGACGCCGCCCGAGCGGTACTGCGCCCCGGCGAGCGAACCCAGCGCGTCCCGCATGGTGTTGACACGGTCCTGCTGCCGGGCGATCTCGTCCTGCGCCGTGCCGATCTGCTCACGCAGCCGGTCACCGCGTTCGTCGGCCTTGTTGTACGCCTCGGTGGCCTTCTCCGCCTGGGCGTACAGGCGGTCCACCTCGGCCCGGGTGTCGCCCCGCGGCGCCGCGGAGGCGGGCAGGGTGCCGAGCGCGGCGGCCGCCGCGGACATCACGCAGGCCGCGACACCGAAGGCGCCGGCGCCCCGGTCGAAGCCGGTCGGTGCAAGGCGGCGATGAAACCCCACGAGTTGCCGCACTCCCTTCCGCTGACGGTCCCCTCCGCCGGGGGAACGCGGCAGACAGTAACCGTGCGACCACGCGGTAGCCAAAGCCCTCCGCGGGCACACACAGTGACGCCCCGCCGGAGACGCAGGTCACCGACGGGGCGTGGGGTCAGCGCGAGTTGTCGCAATTCGCCCGTTTGGGCGGCGCGACAGGAGGGCGCTCCGGGCGACGGGCTTCACATCCCCGTCCGCCCGTGCGGATCAGATCCGGACGCCGAACTGGAAGGGCATGTTGCCGATCGACTCGTAGCGGACGACCGTGCCGGTGCGCGGGGCGTGCAGCACCTGGCCGTTGCCCGCGTAGAGACCGACGTGGTGCTGGTCGCCGTAGAAGATGACCAGGTCGCCGACCTGTAGATCACTCTGCGAGTAGATGCGGGTGCCCGCGTTGGCCTGGGCCTGCGAGGTGCGGGGTATGCCCACGTCGGCCTGGGCGTAGGCCCAGGAGGTGAGGCCCGAGCAGTCGAACGAGCTGGGGCCGGAGGCACCGTAGACGTACGGCGAGCCGATCCTGGTCTTGGCAGCGGCGAACGCGGCGGCGGCACGGCCCGAGGCGGCCGGGGTGTCGCCGAGGTCGACGCGCTCGCTGGCGCGGGTGGCCCGCTCCTGCTCCTCGGAGGCCAGCGCCGCCTTCTCCTGCGCCGTCAGCGTGTTCAGGAGCTTCTGCGCGGAGCCCAGCTTGTTCTGGACTTCCTTCTTCTTCTTGGCGAGCTCGGCCCGGGTGTCGGCGAGGTCCTTGAGCTTCGCGGAGGCCTCGGCACGCTGCTGGGCGAGCGAACGCTGCTTCTCCTGGACCTTCTTGAGCGACTCGACCTGCTGGGCGCTCAGCTGGTCCATGGCCGAGGCCTTGTCCAGGAAGTCGTCCGGGTCGGAGGAGAGGAAGAGCGCTACGGAGGGGTCGATGCCACCGGTGCGGTACTGCGCGCTGGCCATCGAACCGAGGCCCTCGCGCAGTTCGTTGAGCTCTTCCTGGCCGCGGGCGACGTTGTCCTGGAGAGCGCCGATCTGCTTCTGCAGCTTCTGCTGCTTCTCCTTGGCGCCGTCGAGCTTCTCAGTGGCCTGCTCGGCCTCTTCGTAGAGCTTGTCGACCTTGGTCTTGACCTCGTCCTTGTTGGGCTTCTCGGACGGCGCCGCGTTGGCGGCATTCGCGCTGAGGACAACAGCGGCAGCGGCGGCGGTGGTGAGCACGGTCACACGGGCGCGGCTCGGCTGCTTGGGTCGACGGTGGGACGCCACGAAGGCGAGCTCCTTCTTCCTCCAGCCGCCTGCCGAAAACGCCGACGGGCGGTACCCCTCCACCGTCACTCCTCATGAGTGATCACCCTAGTTGGAGGTTCAGGCCATGACCCTAGTGACCTACTTGTGATCAGTTCAAATCCAAACCTGAAAATTCTTTGTCACGGAGCGCATTCTTTGCCATCAACTCACCAGCAGTGATGTCCGCTTGACACTACGTCGCGTGAACATCCGGCGAATTGGGGCATCAGGCCCAGACGTTACGCATGGTGCGTACGCGACTCACGCGACTTAGGGCACCGATCGCCGCGCGCGTGAAACCCGGGCCCCGGAGAGCGAGATGAGGCTCCGGAGCATGCGCGGAAGAGCCCGCGGAACATGACGAACAGGAGGAAACGCACGGAAGGATCTATGCCGGAGGAAAAGCGCGAAACGGGTGGGCGAGGGGATCGCGAAAGGAACCCGAGGGGATCGCAAGGGGATCGTGACGTGAGGGGATCGCGAGGAGAGGGCGTGCGACGGGGACGTGCCCGCGGGAGTCGCTCAGCCGCGCGAGAAGCGCTTGAGGAGCACCACGGACGCCACCGGCCGGGCGCCCGCCTTGGCGATCCCGTCCGCCACCTCGCGGTCGGTCGAGACCACGATGACCGGCCGGCCGGGCGGCTCGGCCCGAACGAGCTGACGGATCAGCTCGTCGGCCGTGACGCCGGGCTTGGAGAACAGCACCCGCACCCCGCGCGGAGGCGCGAGCAGCACCGGCGCGGCCAGTTCGGCCCCGTCGAAGACACAGGTGACCTCGGCGCCGGTCTGCGCGGCCAGTTGCGAGAGCTGTCCGAGCAGCCGCAGCCGCTGCTTCTCCAGCGGCATCTGGGGATAGCCGGTCTTGGTGACGTTGTAGCCGTCGACGACCAGATGCGCCTGGGGCAGCGCGAGCAACTGGTCCAGGATCGCCGGGTCGTTCTCGGACAGAGCGCGGGCGGCGATGTCCTTCGGGGTCATCCGTCCCGGCTCGACCGCCTCGACCGTCTCCGCGGGCCGCACCGAGACGGGAGGCAACGCCAGTTCCCGGCGCAGCCCCTGGGCCGCCTCCAGCACGGTGTCGAGCAGCAGCCGCACCCGCATGTCCTCGACGCTGCGCCCCTCCCGGGCCGCCTTGCGGGTGGCCTCCAGGGCCGCCTCGGCCTCCGAGAGACGCGCCTTGAGCCGCCGCGTCTCGCTCTCGGCCGCGGACACCTGGGTCTGGCTCTCCGCCTTCGCCCCGTCCGTCTCGGCCTGGAGCTTGCGCAGGGCCGCCTCACCGCGCTTGACGTCACTGAGGGCCCCGCGCAGCTTGCGGTGAAGCGATTCCGCTTCCTTGCGGGCCGCTTCCAGTTCCGCGCGCAGCCGTTCGGTCTCGGCACGCGTCTGCCCGCGGGCCTCCGCGAGTTCCGCGCGCAGCCGGTCCAGTTCGGCGCGGCTCTCCTCGCCGGCGCGCTCGGCGTCCGCGCGCAGGGCCTCCTCGCCCGCGGCGGTCACCAGCTTCACCCAGCCGACGGGACGCACGACATAGGCCGCGGCCGCCACGTCCAGCGGATCCGCGGCCGGGGGCGGCGCGCCCGAGTCGAGGGCGCCGGCAAGCTCCGGCTGGGCCTCTCTGAGCTTCTCGGCGATGCGCTGTCTGAACAGCGGGTCCGTCTCCAGCGCCGAGGCCATCGCGTTGCCGGCGAACTTGGCACGGCGATTCGGGGCGAACCGGGCGTACTGCCGCAACTGTGTGGGCAGTTCGGACACCGTCAGCCCGCCGAAGCCGTCCGAGACGATCTGTACGACGCGTCGGCGCACGCCGTCCGGCAGCGGACGGTCGAGCACCTCGGCGGTGCCGTCGTCCGGCTCCCCACCCGTGGTCTCCACCATCCGTTCACCCCAATATCCGTGCGGGGCCCGCTCCCTCAGGAGCCGGCGCCCGGCCTGTCCACGAGTTCGACCTGATCCACCGCGTTGCACCAACGGCACCGCACCGACTCGATGGTCTCACTGACCACCTCGCGCTCCTCGACCTTGGGCTCACCGGCCAGGTCCAGGTGCACATACTCGACGACCTTCGACGAACGGGTCACGTCGAAACGCGTGAGGTTGCCGCAGAGGGCACAGCGCCACCGGGTCTTGGCGTCGGGCAGGGGAACTGTCATAGGGCAGCCGCTTTCCTTCTCGTGTCCGTCCGGCGCCGGTTTCCCGGTGCTATGGCTCGTAACCCTACGGCCTGGCGGGTACTCGACGCTCGGCCGTCCGCGGCGGCGAGGCGGTCCGTGTGCATCGGTGCGGTTACGTCATGCTCTGCACCATGATCGGCAATTGGATTGCGACGGTCGGCAGGGCGCTGCGGGGCCGGCCGGCGCCGGTGACGTACGCGCTGATCGTCCTGTGCTGTCTGATCTTCGTGATCGGTCCCGCCTCGGGTCTGGATCCCGCGTACGGCACCGGGGACGAGCTGCTGGTCGCGCAGCGGGCCTATTTCCGCCGCTGGGGCGTGGTGCCGACGGCCCTGTTCGGCGGGGCACCCGGCGAGGCGCTCACCCCCGCGACCGCCCTGTTCATCCACGGAAGCTGGCTCCATCTCCTGGGCAACATGCTCTTCTTCTACGTCTTCGGGCTCATGACCGAGGAGCGCATGGGCCATCTGGAGTTCGCCCTCTTCTACCTGGGCTGCGGCTATCTGGCCCTGCTCGGCTACGCCGCCGCCAACGCGACCTCGCAGCAGTCCCTGGTCGGCGCTTCCGGGGCGATCTCCGCGGTGCTCGGCGCGTTCCTGTACCTGTTCCCCAGGGCCCGGGTGACCAGTCTCTTCCCGTTCCTGTTCTTCCTGCCGCTGCGGTTCCCCGCCTGGGTGGTGCTGCCGTTCTGGTTCACGCTCCAGTGGCTGGCGGCCGGCCGCAGCTCCCCGGGCCCCGGAGTCGCCTATCTGGCCCACCTCGTGGGCTTCTCCCTGGGTTTCGTCTACGCGTGGGCGCGGTTCCGGCCCCGAAGGCCGCTCGCGCCCGTTCGGGGGGTGCTGCCGGGGCCCCCGGTGGAGCGGCCGGGCCAGGTGGACCGCGAGTAGGGTGAGATCCCCAGCAGCGGCCCCCTAGGGAGAGAACCAGCCGTGATCACCGCGATCGTCCTCATCAAGACCAGCGTGGACCGGATCCCCGAGATCGCCGAGTCGATCGCGTCCCTGGAGAGCGTCAGCGAGGTCTTCTCCGTCACGGGTACCTACGACCTGATCGCCATGGTCCGGGTCCAGGCCCACGACGACCTGGCCGACGTCATCCCCGGCAAGATCAGCAAGATCCCGGGCGTCGAGGCGACGGACACGCACGTGGCGTTCCGTACGTACTCCCAGCACGACCTGGAGGCGGCGTTCGCGATCGGTCTCGACTCCTGACCGACGCGGCACCGCCTCCGGGCGAAGCCGCCGCGGGCGTCAGACCGCGGGGACGCAGCGGCCGTCCTCGGTGCGGTACTGCCAGCGCGCGCCGTCCCTGACGAGCTCGCGCACCGCGCGGACGAAGCGCTCGACGTGCTCGTCGGGGGTACCGGCGCCGAAGCTGACGCGGATGGCGTTGAGGGACTTCTCCCCGGGCGCCGCCTCGGGGGCTCCGCACTCCCCCTGGGTCTCCGGGGCACTGCCGAGCAGCGTGCGGACGAGCGGGTGGGCGCAGAAGAGGCCGTCGCGGACGCCGATGCCGTACTCGGCGGAGAGCGCGGCCGCGAAGTGCGAGCTGTTCCAGCCCTCGACGACGAAGGAGATGACGCCGACCCGCGGGGCGTCGTCACCGAAGAGGGAGAGGACCCGGACCTCGGGGACCTCGGCGAGGCCCGCGCGGACGGTGCGGATCAGGTGCCGCTCACGGGCGAGAAGGCTGTCGAAGCCCTCCTCGGTGAGCGCCTTGCAGGCCGAGGCGATCGCGTAGGCCCCGATGACGTTCGGCGAGCCGGCCTCGTGCCGGGCGGCGCTGTCGTGCCACTCCACGTCCACGCCGCCGTCCGCGCGCCGGGTGACCTTGCGGCTGGCGCCGCCGCCCGCGAGGTACGGGTCGGCCTCGCGCAGCCAGTCGGAGCGGCCCGCGAGGACACCGGAGCCGAACGGCGCGTACAGCTTGTGCCCGGAGAACGCGACCCAGTCGACGTCGAGGTCCTGGACCGACACCGGGTGGTGCGGGGCGAGCTGCGCGGCGTCGAGGACGATGCGGGCGCCGTGGGCGTGCGCGGCGGCGGCCAGCTCCCGCACCGGCCACAGCTCCCCGGTGACGTTCGAGGCGCCGGTGACGCAGACCAGGGCCGGTCCGTAGGGGTCACGGGCGGCGAGGGCGTGCTCCAGGGTGTCGACGGCCTCGCCCGGGGTGCGCGGGGCATTCAGGTACGTCACCCGGGCGTCGCGCCAGGGCAGCAGCGAGGCGTGGTGCTCGGTCTCGAAGACGAAGACCTGGCAGTCGGCCGGGAGCGCGGCGGCGAGCAGGTTGAGCGAGTCGGTGGTGGAGCGGGTGAAGACCACCTGGTCACCGGCGCGGCAGTCGAGGAACTCCTCGACGGTCCTGCGGGCGTTCTCGAAGAGGTCGGTGGAGAGCTGCGAGAGGTAGCCGGCGCCCCGGTGGACGCTGCCGTAGTAGGGCGCGTACGCGGCCACGTCGTCCCACACCCGCTGGAGGGCGGGCGCGCTGGCGGCGTAGTCGAGGGCCGCGTAGGTCACCTCGCCGCCGGTGACGAGCGGGACGGTCACATCCCGGCCCAGAACGGCCAGAGGGGCACAAACGGACTGGTCGGCGGCAACGGTGGAGACAGACATGGCGAGCTCCTGTGAGAGGCAGGCGGGATCACCGCGCGAGCCGGCCGCCCGGAGGCAGGGCTGGGCTCGGCGCGGGAAAAGGTGAAAAGGGTGTGCGGAGGCGGGGCTCTACGCCCTATCGCATTCGCTTGCTCACAGAAGGCTCCCTCGAACGACCAGGACCCCTGGTTGCATCCGCCCGACGGGCGGGAGGGGTCCGCGCTTGCCGTAGGCCTCGCTGCCTACGACCTGGTCTTCACCCGGGGCACCCCGCCACGGACGGAGGGTTGCCGGACAGTCGGCCGGGGCCTGATGACTGTCACTCATGACCTGATACAGCATCTTGCCAGAGGATCTTCCACGCGCAAGGCGCAGTCCGGATTCTGGACTGCGCCTCGCTCCGTGTCACCGGTGGATCAGGCGTTGCTGGCGGCCACCCAGCGCTCCAGGGTGCGCTTCGCGGAGCCGGAGTCGATCGACTCGGCCGCTTTCGCCATTCCGGCGCGGAGCTGGTCCGCGAGCGGCGCGCCGGTCGGCGACAGGGCCACCAGGGCGGCCGCCGAGTTCAGCAGGACCGCGTCCCGTACGGGCCCCTGCTCGCCGTCCAGGACGCGCCGGGCGACCTCGGCGTTGTACGAGGCGTCGGCGCCGCGCAGGGCCTCCACCGGGACGATGTCGAGCCCGACGTCGCGGGGGTCGAAGCGCTCCTCGGTGACCTTGCCGTCGCGGACCACCCAGACGTGGGAGCCCGCGGTGGTGGTCAGCTCGTCGAGGCCGTCGTCGCCGCGGAAGACGAGCGAGGAGTTGCCGCGCTCGGCGAACACGCCCGCCACGATCGGCGCCATCCGGGGATCGGCGACGCCGACCGCCTGGGCCTTCACGCGCGCCGGGTTGGTCAACGGACCGAGCACGTTGAAGGTGGTCCGGATGCCCAACTGACCGCGGGCCGCCGCCACATGACGC includes:
- a CDS encoding C40 family peptidase — translated: MGFHRRLAPTGFDRGAGAFGVAACVMSAAAAALGTLPASAAPRGDTRAEVDRLYAQAEKATEAYNKADERGDRLREQIGTAQDEIARQQDRVNTMRDALGSLAGAQYRSGGVDPSLALLFSADPDDYLDKASALDRMSTRRAGELRELRLALRGLSQEREEADGKLAELARSRTTVARSKRVIEGKLAKARQLLDSLPYADRAAYDRASRSLRTDVPGLGGPVASSSRAAVAVAAARSALGRPYVWGANGPGGFDCSGLMQWSYAHAGVGLPRTSQAQRFAGQQIPLSQARPGDLVTYRSDAGHVGMYVGNGQVIHAPYPGAPVRYDPVGMMPISSVTRV
- a CDS encoding C40 family peptidase; this translates as MASHRRPKQPSRARVTVLTTAAAAAVVLSANAANAAPSEKPNKDEVKTKVDKLYEEAEQATEKLDGAKEKQQKLQKQIGALQDNVARGQEELNELREGLGSMASAQYRTGGIDPSVALFLSSDPDDFLDKASAMDQLSAQQVESLKKVQEKQRSLAQQRAEASAKLKDLADTRAELAKKKKEVQNKLGSAQKLLNTLTAQEKAALASEEQERATRASERVDLGDTPAASGRAAAAFAAAKTRIGSPYVYGASGPSSFDCSGLTSWAYAQADVGIPRTSQAQANAGTRIYSQSDLQVGDLVIFYGDQHHVGLYAGNGQVLHAPRTGTVVRYESIGNMPFQFGVRI
- a CDS encoding rhomboid family intramembrane serine protease, which encodes MIGNWIATVGRALRGRPAPVTYALIVLCCLIFVIGPASGLDPAYGTGDELLVAQRAYFRRWGVVPTALFGGAPGEALTPATALFIHGSWLHLLGNMLFFYVFGLMTEERMGHLEFALFYLGCGYLALLGYAAANATSQQSLVGASGAISAVLGAFLYLFPRARVTSLFPFLFFLPLRFPAWVVLPFWFTLQWLAAGRSSPGPGVAYLAHLVGFSLGFVYAWARFRPRRPLAPVRGVLPGPPVERPGQVDRE
- a CDS encoding NYN domain-containing protein, which gives rise to MVETTGGEPDDGTAEVLDRPLPDGVRRRVVQIVSDGFGGLTVSELPTQLRQYARFAPNRRAKFAGNAMASALETDPLFRQRIAEKLREAQPELAGALDSGAPPPAADPLDVAAAAYVVRPVGWVKLVTAAGEEALRADAERAGEESRAELDRLRAELAEARGQTRAETERLRAELEAARKEAESLHRKLRGALSDVKRGEAALRKLQAETDGAKAESQTQVSAAESETRRLKARLSEAEAALEATRKAAREGRSVEDMRVRLLLDTVLEAAQGLRRELALPPVSVRPAETVEAVEPGRMTPKDIAARALSENDPAILDQLLALPQAHLVVDGYNVTKTGYPQMPLEKQRLRLLGQLSQLAAQTGAEVTCVFDGAELAAPVLLAPPRGVRVLFSKPGVTADELIRQLVRAEPPGRPVIVVSTDREVADGIAKAGARPVASVVLLKRFSRG
- a CDS encoding aminotransferase class V-fold PLP-dependent enzyme, producing MSVSTVAADQSVCAPLAVLGRDVTVPLVTGGEVTYAALDYAASAPALQRVWDDVAAYAPYYGSVHRGAGYLSQLSTDLFENARRTVEEFLDCRAGDQVVFTRSTTDSLNLLAAALPADCQVFVFETEHHASLLPWRDARVTYLNAPRTPGEAVDTLEHALAARDPYGPALVCVTGASNVTGELWPVRELAAAAHAHGARIVLDAAQLAPHHPVSVQDLDVDWVAFSGHKLYAPFGSGVLAGRSDWLREADPYLAGGGASRKVTRRADGGVDVEWHDSAARHEAGSPNVIGAYAIASACKALTEEGFDSLLARERHLIRTVRAGLAEVPEVRVLSLFGDDAPRVGVISFVVEGWNSSHFAAALSAEYGIGVRDGLFCAHPLVRTLLGSAPETQGECGAPEAAPGEKSLNAIRVSFGAGTPDEHVERFVRAVRELVRDGARWQYRTEDGRCVPAV
- a CDS encoding PadR family transcriptional regulator, translated to MLELSILGFLYEEPLHGYELKERIKALTGHVRPVSDGALYPAITRLVAAGLLDQHTEPGSGAAPRRILSLTDKGREDLLERLRHPKQAEITDHVRFNTLLAFLRHLGDPREQAAVLRRRQEFLEAPTSFFYEGGRPVRAEEADDLFRQGMLRVARATGEAERTWLAEAVHRLEG
- a CDS encoding Lrp/AsnC family transcriptional regulator, with amino-acid sequence MITAIVLIKTSVDRIPEIAESIASLESVSEVFSVTGTYDLIAMVRVQAHDDLADVIPGKISKIPGVEATDTHVAFRTYSQHDLEAAFAIGLDS
- the trpD gene encoding anthranilate phosphoribosyltransferase, encoding MSAVNPAGGDTAAGRSWPAVLNGLLEGRDQSADDTAWAMDRIMRGEATDAQIAGFVVALRAKGETVQEITGLVRAMYEHANVIEVPGHTVDIVGTGGDGAKTVNISTMSSIVVAGTGAKVVKHGNRAASSASGASDVLEKLGVNLQLPVSRVAQVAEEAGITFCFAVKFHPALRHVAAARGQLGIRTTFNVLGPLTNPARVKAQAVGVADPRMAPIVAGVFAERGNSSLVFRGDDGLDELTTTAGSHVWVVRDGKVTEERFDPRDVGLDIVPVEALRGADASYNAEVARRVLDGEQGPVRDAVLLNSAAALVALSPTGAPLADQLRAGMAKAAESIDSGSAKRTLERWVAASNA